One Vanacampus margaritifer isolate UIUO_Vmar chromosome 20, RoL_Vmar_1.0, whole genome shotgun sequence DNA window includes the following coding sequences:
- the LOC144040162 gene encoding claudin-11-like isoform X1 — protein sequence MSPVCRQACGSFSVMAGWVCLMVATATNDWVRTCDYSEATCVRMDELGSRGLWAECVIAPALYHCTALNQILNLPAHVQASRALMVCASLLGLPAILLVLTSTSCVRLPHDSAAGKKRRARVGGGLILLMAVLGLAATVWFPVGVHQDKGLMSFGSSLYCGWAGVALGFLGGGVVLCCHGDVDPRAFARESSFFYSRQRRGGGGATAVMADVPANHAKSAHV from the exons atgtCTCCGGTGTGTCGGCAGGCGTGCGGCAGTTTCTCCGTCATGGCGGGCTGGGTGTGCCTCATGGTCGCCACGGCGACCAACGACTGGGTGCGCACCTGCGACTACAGCGAGGCCACCTGCGTGCGCATGGACGAGCTGGGGTCCCGCGGCCTCTGGGCCGAGTGCGTCATCGCGCCTGCGCTCTACCACTGCACCGCGCTCAACCAGATTCTCAATCTGCCCG CCCACGTGCAAGCATCGCGTGCCCTGATGGTGTGCGCGAGCCTGCTGGGACTTCCCGCCATCTTGTTGGTGCTCACGTCCACTTCCTGCGTGCGTCTGCCACATGACTCCGCCGCCGGCAAGAAGAGGCGGGCCCGGGTGGGCGGTGGCCTCATACTCCTCATGG CCGTGCTGGGCTTGGCGGCCACCGTGTGGTTCCCAGTGGGGGTCCACCAGGACAAGGGTCTGATGTCCTTCGGCTCGTCGCTGTACTGCGGCTGGGCGGGCGTGGCGCTCGGCTTCCTGGGCGGCGGCGTGGTcctctgttgccatggcgacgttGACCCCCGCGCCTTCGCCAGGGAGAGCAGCTTCTTCTACTCCAGGCAgcgaagaggaggaggcggagccaCTGCTGTCATGGCGGACGTGCCCGCCAATCATGCCAAGAGCGCCCACGTGTGA
- the LOC144040162 gene encoding claudin-11-like isoform X2 — protein MAGWVCLMVATATNDWVRTCDYSEATCVRMDELGSRGLWAECVIAPALYHCTALNQILNLPAHVQASRALMVCASLLGLPAILLVLTSTSCVRLPHDSAAGKKRRARVGGGLILLMAVLGLAATVWFPVGVHQDKGLMSFGSSLYCGWAGVALGFLGGGVVLCCHGDVDPRAFARESSFFYSRQRRGGGGATAVMADVPANHAKSAHV, from the exons ATGGCGGGCTGGGTGTGCCTCATGGTCGCCACGGCGACCAACGACTGGGTGCGCACCTGCGACTACAGCGAGGCCACCTGCGTGCGCATGGACGAGCTGGGGTCCCGCGGCCTCTGGGCCGAGTGCGTCATCGCGCCTGCGCTCTACCACTGCACCGCGCTCAACCAGATTCTCAATCTGCCCG CCCACGTGCAAGCATCGCGTGCCCTGATGGTGTGCGCGAGCCTGCTGGGACTTCCCGCCATCTTGTTGGTGCTCACGTCCACTTCCTGCGTGCGTCTGCCACATGACTCCGCCGCCGGCAAGAAGAGGCGGGCCCGGGTGGGCGGTGGCCTCATACTCCTCATGG CCGTGCTGGGCTTGGCGGCCACCGTGTGGTTCCCAGTGGGGGTCCACCAGGACAAGGGTCTGATGTCCTTCGGCTCGTCGCTGTACTGCGGCTGGGCGGGCGTGGCGCTCGGCTTCCTGGGCGGCGGCGTGGTcctctgttgccatggcgacgttGACCCCCGCGCCTTCGCCAGGGAGAGCAGCTTCTTCTACTCCAGGCAgcgaagaggaggaggcggagccaCTGCTGTCATGGCGGACGTGCCCGCCAATCATGCCAAGAGCGCCCACGTGTGA